The DNA window CCGTAATCGGAATGTCTTCGCCGGTCTTCGGGTTACGCCCCGGACGTTGGTTCTTGTCACGCAAATCAAAATTGCCAAAACCTGACAGTTTAACCTGCTCACCGTTTTCAAGAGCACGACGAACCTCTTCGAAAAACAGTTCTACCAGGTCTTTGGCATCCCGTTTGCTAAGCCCAAGCTTTTCAAACAGGTGTTCTGACATTTCAGCTTTAGTAAGCGCCATAGGTTCAATCCCTCAAGGATGCTTGGAATCGCTGTTTTAGAGCCTCTACACATTTTGCAACGGTAACGGCTATCTCCTCTTCTTCCAGTGTACGAGCGGTATCCTGCAATACCAGACTGATAGCCAGGCTCTTATAACCCTCTGCCACGCCCTTGCCACGGTACACATCAAACAAGTTTACGCCAACTACCTGATTTGCGCCAACTTTCTTACACTCTGCCAAAATATCTTCTGCGGGGACGTTTTCAGCCACCACAACGGCGATATCACGGCGGTTTGCCGGGAAGCGAGAAATCTCCCGCGCCTGAGGTACGGCGCGGCTTGCGACCTTGTCCCACTCCAGTTCAAACACCACTGTGCGGCCGTTAAGATCCAGTTTACGTTCAAGTTCCGGATGAACCACACCGATGAAACCTACACGTTCACCCTGGAAATAAATCGCTGCGCTCTGCCCTGGGTGCAGGGCCGGATTAGCCTCTGCCT is part of the Serratia quinivorans genome and encodes:
- the ihfA gene encoding Integration host factor subunit alpha, which translates into the protein MALTKAEMSEHLFEKLGLSKRDAKDLVELFFEEVRRALENGEQVKLSGFGNFDLRDKNQRPGRNPKTGEDIPITARRVVTFRPGQKLKSRVENASPKE